TTAATTTTTTATAAAATTTATAAATTAAGATGTTTTTAATTATTAAACAAAATAGTTATCGGGATTTAATCTAGATTATATTATTTAATAAATAATATTAATATAAGAAGTTTGAATCGTAAAATTTATTTTCAAAAACCGCACGATATCGTGCGGTTTTTGAAAATAAATTATTTTTTTTGTCCTGATTGAGGAGCTTTAGGATCTTTTTGTCCTGATTGAGGAGCTTTAGGATCTTTTTGTCCTGATTGAGGAGCTTTAGGATCTTTTTGTCCTGATTGAGGAGCTTTAGGATCTTTTTGTCCTGATTGAGGAGCTTTAGGATCTTTTTGTCCTGATTGAGGAGCTTTAGGATCTTTTTGTCCTGATTGAGGAGCTTTAGGATCTTTTTGTCCTGATTGAGGAGCTTTAGGATCTTTTTGTCCTGATTGAGGAGCTTTAGGATCTTTTTGTCCTGATTGAGGAGCTTTAGGATCTTTTTGTCCTGATTGAGGAGCTTTAGGATCTTTTTGTCCTGATTGAGGAGCTTTAGGATCTTTTTGTCCTGATTGAGGAGCTTTAGGATCTTTTTGTCCTGATTGAGGAGCTTTAGGATCTTTTTGTCCTGATTGAGGAGCTTTAGGATCTTTTTGTCCTGATTGAGGAGCTTTAGGATCTTTTTGTCCTGATTGAGGAGCTTTAGGATCTTTTTGTCCTGATTGAGGAGCTTTAGGATCTTTTTGTCCTGATTGAGGAGCTTTAGGATCTTTTTGTCCTGATTGAGGAGCTTTAGGATCTTTTTGTCCTGATTGAGGAGCTTTAGGATCTTTTTGTCCTGATTGAGGAGCTTTAGGATCTTTTTGTCCTGTTTTTGGAGTTTCAGGACCTTGTTTAGGTTTTTCCTCTTTAGGTGAACATGCTACAATACTAGCACCCATAAGTGTCGTAATCGATAATAGACCAAGACCACTAAATATTTTTTTATACTTTTTCATAATTTTTAGAAATTCTCCTTATAATAAAGATTTGTTACTTAAAAAAAAAAAAAAAAAAAAAACTTATAAATAAGCAATATAAATATTCAAACTTAGTATTTAAAATATTCAAAATAATTTTATTTTTTTATGCTTATTACAAGTACTAGACTACTGGCTTGAAAATAGACAAGTTCCTTTTTTTTTTTTTTTTTTGCAAAAAAAGTAATAAAATTTATTGATTTTCAAAATATTGCATATATTAGCATTTAAAAATATTTTTATTAAGCGGATTTAATATTTTTACTTTTAAAATACTTGTTAAGCATTTTATTATTTTTTCACACAAATTGTTTTTAGCGTTTTAGAATTATTAATATTTAAATATTACTATTAATTAAATTGAAAATAAAATTAGCTTTTTAAATAAAAAAACTATGATTCATTAATGTCGTTAAACAACATCTTAAGTACTTATGGCAAGCTATTAACATATTATAAAAAGATTGTTTAAATACAAAAGCAAGACTAAAGCTTTATTTGGAGTTGGTAATTCTTTTGTATTAAGCCTGTTTTTAGTTGTTTTATATAGTTTTGTTATTATTTAAATGTCGTTGCAAATTCATTAGATTCATTAAATGTTTTAAGTTCAAATTTTTTATTAATAGTATCTGATTAAATATATGATTTATAATTAAAAAGTGGGCCTAAAATGTGCGTTTAGATTGTGTCCTAAAATAATTGCATAGATATACCTAATCACAGAAAATACAAGTATAAATGTAATTTTAATGTTTTTAAATGTGAATTTTTTTATTGCTCCATTTATTTTTTATTAAATGAATTAGTTAAATTAACTAAAAAATAAATGAAAATAATATTGTCATTATGGGATGCTGCTTTACTCAATGGATTTTTAATATTTTTATACATAAGGTTTAAATTTTGACATTTTTGAGGAAAATATTTTTTTAATATATAATATTAAAAATAAATAGGAGTAAAATGGAAGCGATTAAAAAACATAAATCAATGAGAACTCAAAGAGTTGAAATTATTAACGAAATCTATCGAACCGAACTTCTAGAAGAACACTTTGATTATCAACAAATTATTATTGATAATATTGAGTTGACAAGTCTTCAAATAAGTAGATTGAATGAAATACAACAAAGATATGAATTTATTAAAAAAATTTATGGTAAATTAATTAACAAAGATTGAACCTGAGATAGAATTAGTCCATTAATAAGAGCGATATTAATCAATGCAGCAAATGAATTTTGAAGTGTTGAGCCCAAAATTGTTATAAATGAAGCGATAGAAATAACTAAAATGTTTTTTGGTTCACCTGAATTAGATGAAATAGAAACAATTGATAACAGGTTATATAGATTTGTTAATGCTCTTTTACAAAATTTTTATAAAACATTATTACATTTGGAAATGAGTACTAAATAATGGGCGTCATATCAAAATTATATTTTTCTCATATACAAAAGCAAATTACGTATGTTAATGATGCTTTTATAAAGTTAAATATAATTAATCATCTTGATAAAGAATATATATTGTGCAGAAAAATAAATGAATTTGAATCACTAGATGAGTTTATTGAAGATTTTTGTGAACAATTTAGATCGGTTAGTTTAACACCAACATACTTTAAAATGATTAAAAATTTTTATTTTTTTTATTTTTACCATCAAGTCTTTAAACATAAAAAATATTGAGTTAACAAAGAGAGTTTGAAATTTCTAAAAAATAAAACTAATAACATTATATTTAGCCATGAAAAAAGAGACTTTTATTACGATTTTTTGGATGAATTTAAAAAAATTAAAGATCATAATCGTTATTTAATTTTAATTTTAAGAAAGGTTTTGTAAATGGAAGATATCAGAAAACAATTTCCAATTTTAAATGATTTAGTATATTTTGATAGTGCTGCATTAGTTTTAAAACCACAAGTTGCTATTGACGCAATTATTGAATTTTATTCTAAGAATTCTATTTCTTCCCGTACTATTGATACACCAATCGGTTATTTAGTGAATGAAAAAATAACAAGTGTAAGACAAAAAGTTGCTAATCTAGTCGGAGCAAAATTAAATGAAGTAATGTACACAAGCGGAACAACAGAATCAATTAATTTATTTTCAAAAATGTTTGCAAGATTATTAAATAAAGGAGATGTTATTTTAGTTAGTGCATATAATCATTCATCTAATTTAATTCCTTGAGTTGAAATAGCAAAAGAAAAAAATGCTATTGTAAAGGTTTCGAATAATATATTAAATGACATTAATTCAATTAAAAATCTAAGACTTGTTGCTTTAGGGCAAGAAACAAATAATTATGCTATTAAATATGATTTAGAAAAAATTTATGAAATAGTTAAACAAAAAGGTGCATTTTTACTAAACGATGCTGCGCAAGCAATAATTCATCAACCAGTTAGCCTAAAGAATTGTGATGTAATTGCATTTAGTACTAATAAATTTTACGGCCCAACTGGATTGGGATTTTTGGTTATTAAAGATAATTTATTTAAAGATTTAAAACCAGCAAAATACGGAGGTGGAACCGTTAATGAAGTTAATATTGATTTAGAATGGACTTCTAAAAAAACAATTATGGATTTTGAACCTGGAACTCCTGATCTAGCTGGTATTTATATGTTTGATAAATCATTAGATTTTTTTAATGAAATTGGATATCAAAAGACCCAAAACATTTTGAAAGATTTATCATTTTATTTACATAAAAAATTAGCTGAATTGTCTAATGTAATTGTCTATTCAAAACCAGGTGATTATATTTGTTTATTAAACATTAAAAATGTTCATCCGCAAGATGTTGCTACATATTTAGGCTCTAAAAATATTTATACGTTAGCCGGAATCTTTTGTTCACAATATTTAAGAAATATCTATGATGAAAAGTCCTATTTAAGAATTTCATTAGGTATTTATAATAACTATCAAGATATAGATAAATTGGTTGCAGAGTTAAAAGAAGGCGGTGACTTTTATGCATTTTAATCCTAATGAAGCTCGAGAAATTATAATGAAGCATTATATGTTTCCTGAAAATAAAACTCTAGATTTCGAAGAAGATAATATTATTACAACTTATAGTCAAACATGTTCTGATAAATTAGAACTTTCAGTTAAATTTGAAAATAATATTTTGGTTCAGGCAAAGTTTAATGGACATGGATGCTCTGTATTTTTAGCTTCAACTGACATTTTGTTAAACGTAGTTAAGCAAAAGTCTAAAAAAGAAATACAAGAATTAATAAGTCTTTATGAAAAATTTTTAAACAATAATAATGAATTAAGTGATCAAGAATTAAAAGCAATTAATGATTTATGAGTGTTTTTTAATGTTAAAAAACACCTTAGTAGAATGAGTTGTGCATTACTAAGTTCAAAAACAATATTAAATGAAATCAAATAGATATATTTTTCACATTGATTTTGATAGTTATTTTGTGAATGCTATTAGAACTATTCGACCTGAATTAAAAAATAAACCTGTTGCAATAGCGAAAAATTCCATCCACTCAATTGCAGTATCAGTGAGCTATGAATTAAGGGCAAAAGGCGTCAATGCAGGAATGAAAGTTATTAATATTAAAAAGATTGAACCAAATACAATAATTTGTGATTCAAGATTTGACTTATATAGCACACTTTCTAGTGAAATATTTAGATATTTAGAAAAAAATTATTGTTCAGAAATAGAAATAGCTTCTATTGATGAATGTTTTTTGTTTTTCTATCATAATCAAATTCAAAATGATGAGCAAGCATTAATGCTTGGTAAAAAAATTCAGAGTGAGATTTTAAAAAAATTTAAAATAGAAGTTACGATCGGAATATCGTATACAAAATTCTTTGCTAAAATGACTACTAATATTTCTAAGCCTTTTGGCATACGTTTAACTAATCATAATAATTATCAAAATAATTTTTGAGAACTTGATGTTGAAAAATTTCATGGAATTGGATCGAAAATTGCTACTAAATTAAGACAAATAGGAATTTATAAAATTAAAGATTTAGCGAATTGTGATTTTAATAATTATAGTCTTAGAGAAATTTTTGGAACCGTAGGTTTTAAGTATCGAGAAGCTTTAAACATAGATCATTTTGATGCTTATAACTCAAGTACAGATATAAAAGGAATTGGTAATGAAACTACTTTTAATACCATTACTCAAAGTGAGGAAGTTATTTTGCAAAGTTTAAATTCATTAGTTAAAAAAGTATCTAATAGACTTAAAATGTATGCAAAAATGGGAAAAGTTATAACATTAGTTGTGAGAAAACTAAATAAAGGATGAGTTTCTAAACAAAGACAAATTTTAAATTACACTAATGATGAAGAAATTATTAAAAAAGTTGCTTATAATCTTTTTTATGAATATTTTTATGAAACTGAATTATTAGGAATCGGATTAAGAGTTACAAATTTAATTGAAAGTTACAATAATTTTTTCAAAATCTCATTGTTTGAAGAAACTAATTGTAGAAATAATTCGAAAATTGATGGAATAATTTCTACAATTAAAGCAAAAGCAAAAACTAATAATGTTTATACTTTAAAAGATTATGAAGTAATTCAAAATCGCGTTAATAGATTTGGCAAAAAAATCACAACAGGAATTTTTAAAAAGTAAGGAGGAAAAATGAGAATAGGAATTTATGGTGGTTCATTTGATCCGATTCATAAAGGTCATATTAAGCTTGCTAAATATGCAATAAAAGCGTTGAATTTAGATAAATTGTTAATTATTCCGGCTTACGTATCTCCTTTTAAAAATAAGGGAATTAGCATTGAAGATAAGATTAATATGATTGAATTAGTTTTAGAACAAAAAATGGAATTGTGTTTATTTGAAGCAAAAAGAAATACTGTTAGTTATACAATTGATACGATAAAATATTTAAAAAATAAATACCCTAATGATGAGTTGTTTTTAATAATTGGTTCTGATAATTTACCGAAATTGCATAAATGAAAAGATGTTGATCAAATTTTTTCATTAAGTAATTTAGTTGTTTTAAAGAGAACTAAGAATATTAGCAAAACTAATTTAAAAAAATATCATGGAATATTAATGGATAACCCGATTATAGATTACTCTTCAACAATGGCGCGGAATGGAATGTTTCAAATGCTAGACCCAAAAGTTGTTGATTATATTCAAGGTAAAGGTTTATATTTAGAAAAAATTATTCATGCATCATTGAGCGCTTTAAGAGCTAAGCATTGCGTTTCATGTGCTAGTTTTGCTGCTGATTTGGCTAAAAAACATAATTATCCTGCTAAGGACGCTTATATTGCAGGTCTAATTCATGATATTGCAAGAGAATGAGATCCGAAATTTTCTAGGGATTTTATTAAAAAATATCAACCAGATTTAAATAATGTCCCAGATTATTTTTTACATCAACATTGTGGAGCATTATGAGCTGAATATATTTATGGTCTAAAGAATAAAGAGATAATTCAAGCAATTAAATGTCATACTAGTATGAGAACAAATATGGATAAGCTTGATAAAATCTTATTTATTGCCGATAAAATTTGTCAAGGAAGAAAATTTAATGGAATTCAAAAAGTAAGAGAATTAGCATTCAATGATCTTGATGCTGGTTTTGCGAAAGTAACTAGATGTACATATGATTGAAATACTAAGATTAATAAAGTGGTTTTTGAAAAAGAAATAGAAGAAATCTACCAAAAATATATGGAGAAGTAATGCAAAAGCAAAGAATTCAAAAAATATTATCAATGGCTGGTGTTGCATCGCGAAGAGAAGCAGAATTATTAATTTTACAAAAAAGAGTTAAAGTTAATGGAGTAGTTGCAAGAATAGGAGATAAAGCTAGTTTTGATGATGTTATTTTATTTGACAATAAACCTATCACAGAAGAAAATAAGGTATATTATGTTATTAACAAACCTGCAAAAACAATATGTTCATTAAAGGATAATTTTGGTAGAACACTTGTTACAGATTTAATTGATGTTCCTTATAAAATTTTTCCAGTCGGTAGATTAGACTATGACACTACTGGAGTATTAATTTTAACTAACGATGGTGAATTAGCCAATAAATTAATGCATCCAAAATATAAAATTTTTAGAGTTTATAGAGCCAGATTAAATGAATCATTATCTAAACAAGAATTAAAAACATTAAATGGAACATTAATAATTAATAATACTCAAAGTTCTCAAGATGTAGTACCGGTAGGCAAAGATAGCCCTAAAACTTATTTTGTTATTTTAACTGTTGGTACATATCACCATGTTAAAGAACTTTTTAAACTGGTTAATAAAACTGTTGTTAATTTAAAAAGAGTCGAATTTGCAGGAATTACAGTAGAAAAAATGCCATTAGGTTCTTATCGTAAGTTGACATTAAAAGAAGTTAAAGATTTAAAAACCTTGGTAAATAAACAAGAAGAAATATTGCAAAAAAAGGAGAAATAATGAAAGAAAAAATTATTAAAAAATCTTTTAAAGATGCATTTGCATTTCTTAAAAAGGGTAATATGCTATTGTTAGCAATTGGGTTTTTAGCTGGGGTAGTTTTTAATGCTGTTGTTTCATCACTTGCTAATGATATTATTATGCAAGCGATTGCATCAACATTTGGTGTTACAAAACTTGACAATTGAGTTGTACACGGTATGCTTGTTGGAAAGTTTTTAGGAACTGTATTGAACTTTATTATCGTCACAACCTTATTATTTGTTATTTTATGTTTTTATTTTATTATTAAAAATATTGTTAATATTAGAAGAGAGAAAAATAAACCAAAAGAAGAACCACAAGAACTAAAACCAACCACAGACGAATTGATTTTGCAACAACTCCAAGAAATTAATAAAAACTTATCTAAAAATAAATCAAAAACCGCTAAATAAATGTTTAACAAAAAAAGTCGCTGGTATTAAACGACTTTTTTTGTTAATTTTAAATGATTAGTCTTTTCATTTTCATTCATTAAATGCATTCTTTAAGGCTTTGACTTGATCTTCTTTTGAAAGTTTATAATAATTTTTATCTAAACCTTTTTCAAATCCGCCATATGATGAATTTCCGCCTATTAAGACATATCCTTCAGCTCATGATTCATTTTCTTTTTTAATTATTCCTTTTGTTTTAGTATATTTAATACCTTTTACTTCCTTACTAAAGTTACCGAATAATGGACCAATTTCTTTAAGAACATCATTTCTTTCTTTATTTGATTTATTAACTGATGCAATATCATTAAAGTCATCAAAATTATCACCAACTCTCATCACAACTTTAAATGAAACGTTATTTGCTCCAACTTGATTATCACCAGAAAGGTCTAATTTTTTAGAATTTACTAAATTCATTCTTTCTTCTTTTTCAGTTTTTACTCTTTTATCATTTTCTTTTTTAATGTGCATTCATGGTTTATCTTTTGATAAATCAACCCCTTGCATTCATCATACTCATTTTTCTAAATATTTCGCTGGTAATCCTTGAGCAATTAGATTTTGTTTAGTAGGTTCAAGTTGATTTTCTTGTTCTCTATTTGAATTAAAGAATACTACACCACCTTTTTTTCAAACATGCTCAATAAATTCGAATGCACCTGCTAATTTTTTAGAAATTTTAGCTTTTACAAATTCATCTCAAGTTTTTGAACTGAATGATTGTTTATGAAGAACTAATCAATTTTGATATGCATAATTATTTAAAATTGTTTCATCAATATCCATAAATACAACTGGAATTGATTTTCCGTTATCGGTATTGCTTATTTTTACCTTCTCATTTTCTACTTTTACCTTGGTTAAGTCAAACACATCACTTTGGCTGTCTACAAGAGTATCAAATTGTTTAATTGCTGAATTATATTGAGTTAGAGTCATTGCATTTTTTTCAGCTGAAACAGTATTTCAAATATTAGATAATCATCTTTGATTTTCTAATACGGCTTTTGCATCGTCTTGTTGTTTTTGATTACTGCATGCAACTACTGTTGTTATAACAGTAGATGAGGCAATAATACCTAAACCACCAAATACTTTTTTTCATTTTTTCATCTTTGTACCTACTTTCCTTTAAATTATTTAGTTAATAGTAATTGTGTTTAATATTCTACAATTATGAAATAAATAAATCTTAAATATTGAATTTTTCTTGTATTTACTATTTCCATATTTTCAAAAGATTATTCTTTATTTTTTAAAGTTTCAAAACTTTTACTATTTATTTATAGACCTAAAAGAATTTTATTATGTGAGAATACTTTTTTCAAAGCATTCGGTATCTTTTCATTTTTTTTTTTTTTTTTTTGGCTGATTTTAATGATTTATATTATAAAAGCTTGAAAATAAAACATCAATTTGATTGAAATGAAAATATTAAAAAACAATTAAAGAAATAAAAAAATGCATTTTTCAACTATTTTTATATTAAAAATGCATTTTTTACTTTTTTAATAGTTAAAATAAGCTATAATTATTTAAAAATATTAAGGAAAATTATGAATTCAAAAAAGAATAAGTTTACAGAGAAGCAGTTTATATTTTATGGACTAAATTTTATTGTTGGTTTTGGTTTTATTGCCACGATTTCGAGTGTCATTAGTAGGGGATTATGAGGTATTTTAATTTTTGCATTAACTGCTTTTATTTCAATGACTGTTATGCTTGCTTTTGCTAGGGCGAGTCAAAGTTATGGGAAAGAAGTTGGTGGAACATATGTTTATGCAAAAAAAGCTTTTAGTGATAAAAGAAAAATATTATTTCTACAGGGATGAAATCAATTTTCACAAGTGCCATTATTTTCAGCAACAACACCATTATTTTTTATTGATCTATTAAAAGAAATTGACTCAGGAAATCAAACAATATACCAAATTTGTGCATTAGCATTTTTTGTGCTTTTAAATGTTATATGTTCATTTGGTATAAAAACATCTAAATGATTTATCCTATTTACCGGGATAATTAAATGACTTACTATTGGTTTAGGATTATCGATTGTTACTTTCTACTCATTTAGCACTTTATCATTTGGGGCAAATTTTAAAAATACCCCTAATGTTGATATTAGCATTATAGTTACATCCGTATTATCATTTATCTACGCTTTTGCAGGTGGAGAGGGCTTAGCAGGTGTTTCATCAGAAGTAGAAACAAAAAGATTCAAGAAAATTATTATGTTAATTTTTTGGATTGTATTGATTTTTTATTTTACATTTTATATTGTTTATTTAGGTTTAGATAGCACGGTATTTAATGAAAGTACTTCAATAAGTTTTGCGTTGATTTTTAAAGTTTCATTAGGTTCTGTTGGTGTCATATTATTTATTATAGGTACATTTTTTAATAGAGTAGGAGCAGGTATTAGTTCAATCATTTATTATGCTAGAACTGTTGTCCCATTAGCTCAAGATGACTTTATTCCAGGTATTTTTGCAAAAAAATCTAAAAAAACTGGTGAGTATCGAAATGCTATACTCTTTCAAAGCGCATTTTCGATAATCTCGATGATTATTTTTACCATTATTCCTTATTTTTTAGGTATAAAGGATCAATTTAGCGCTATTTTAAATGCAGGAAATATTGTTTTCTTAATGCAATATTTATTCACTATTTGTACCTTGTTATATTTATCTTGAAAAAGAAAAGAATTTGTTATTCCTGTTTGAGAAAAAATAGTTTACATCTGTTCAATAATTTTAATTTCATTTATTGTTTTAACTTCATTAATTCCGCCAATTATTGGAACAAGTTATACAGCAGAAAGTGCATTATTGCTTCCGAGTTATATGGGAATAATGTTGATAGGTTATCTAATTTGAGGTGGGTGATACTTAATTAAGAAGAAATGACCTAATAATAGATTTGTATGAAAAGAAGATGAAATAATGATTAATAATCAAAACAAAACAATGTCAAGTCCATTAATCTATTGATCAGAAAAAAGCAAAAAACATTAACTAAAATAAACCAAGAATTATTCTTGGTTTTTTACCATTTAAGCATTATAAATATGATATGAATTTATAAATGTGATAAAATAATTAACATAATATAAAAAGACTTAAATTATTATTTTATTTGGAGTAAAAATGAAAATAAGAACTCGTTATGCACCTAGTCCAACTGGATATTTACATATCGGGGGAGCTAGAACGGCGCTTTTTTGCTATTTATATGCAAAACATTTTAATGGTCAATTTATTTTTAGACTAGAAGATACAGATGTTAAGAGGAATGTTCCAGGCGGTGAAGAGTCCCAATTAAATAATTTAGCTTGATTAGGAATTATTCCTGATGAATCACCATTAAATCCAAATCCTATATATGGTAAATATCGTCAAAGCGAAAAATTGGATAGGTATTGAAAAATCGCTAATGAATTAATTGAAAAAGGATTCGCTTACAAAGCATATGATAATTCAGATGAGCTTGAGCAACAAAAAAAAGAAAGTGATGAAAAAGGAATACCTAGTTTTAGGTATGATAAATATTGATTAAAAATTTCTGATCAAGAAATCGCTAAAAGAGATAAATTGGGGCAATATTCTATAAGATTTAATATGCCAAAAAACCAAGAGTTTGAATGAAACGATATTGTTCGAGGACTTATAAGTTTTAATTCAAATGATATTGGAGATTGAGTTATTTATAAATCTGATGGTTATCCTACTTATAATTTTGCTGTGGTGGTTGATGATTACGATATGCAAATTACTCATATTCTTAGAGGTGAGGAACATATTGGTAATACACCAAAACAATTGGCTATTTATAAAGCTCTAAATTGGCCTGTACCTCAATTTGGACACCTAACAATTATTACCAATATGGAAGGTAAAAAACTTTCTAAAAGGGATACTTCGTTAAAGCAATTTATAGAAGATTATAAAAATGAAGGATATTTACCAGAAGCAATATTTAACTTTCTTACTTTACTTGGTTGAACTGCGTCAGATGCATCTGAATTAATGTCTAAAGATGAAATAATTGCCAAGTTTGATCCAGAAAGGTTAAGCAACAGTCCATCTAAGTTTGATATTTCAAAAATGAATTGATTTTCAAAACAATACTTTAAAAAATTGGACAATCAATTGATTATTAATCAATTAGGTTCATTAAATACTTCAAAAGATTTTTCATGAATTAATTTATTTGTTGAAACATTTAAGTCAAGTGTTGAGACATTTGCAGAATTAAAAAGCCATTTAGCTACTTTTTTAAATCCAAAGTTAATAATGCATAATTTTGAATCAGATGAATTAGTTGTAGTACATAAGTTTAAATTATTATTAAATGAAATTAAAGATGATTTTACAGTTGAAAATATTCAAGAATGTATTAATCAAACATCTCATGAATTATTAGTTAAAGGTAAAAAACTTTTTATGCCAATTAGAATTGCAACAACATCTATGATGCATGGCCCAGAATTAGCAAAAGCAATATATCTATTTGGAAAAGAAAATGTTTTTAAATCATTGGATCAATATTAAAATGAAACTAAAATTTAAATCAATTATTAATCAAAATAATGAAACCAAAAACATTGAATTTACTGTTCCTGTTGATATATATGAAGACGATAAATTTAAGTCATTTGCATTTTATGAGCCAAATACTAATCTTCGAAGTATGATTGAGATTAATGATGCAATTTTAAATATACACAATAATAGTTCAACTATATCTTTAAAGTATCAGGAAGAATGTGATTTTGATTTGGAAATTATTCAAAATAATAAATTATTTTCAATACCTTGTAAAACATTTTGAAAAAGTAAAGAATTTAGTGAAAATTACTACAATTTTACATATACTTTAACATCTAATGAGAAA
This DNA window, taken from Mycoplasmopsis cynos, encodes the following:
- the gltX gene encoding glutamate--tRNA ligase, producing the protein MKIRTRYAPSPTGYLHIGGARTALFCYLYAKHFNGQFIFRLEDTDVKRNVPGGEESQLNNLAWLGIIPDESPLNPNPIYGKYRQSEKLDRYWKIANELIEKGFAYKAYDNSDELEQQKKESDEKGIPSFRYDKYWLKISDQEIAKRDKLGQYSIRFNMPKNQEFEWNDIVRGLISFNSNDIGDWVIYKSDGYPTYNFAVVVDDYDMQITHILRGEEHIGNTPKQLAIYKALNWPVPQFGHLTIITNMEGKKLSKRDTSLKQFIEDYKNEGYLPEAIFNFLTLLGWTASDASELMSKDEIIAKFDPERLSNSPSKFDISKMNWFSKQYFKKLDNQLIINQLGSLNTSKDFSWINLFVETFKSSVETFAELKSHLATFLNPKLIMHNFESDELVVVHKFKLLLNEIKDDFTVENIQECINQTSHELLVKGKKLFMPIRIATTSMMHGPELAKAIYLFGKENVFKSLDQY